One region of Faecalibacter bovis genomic DNA includes:
- the scpA gene encoding methylmalonyl-CoA mutase — translation MNHKTDFSNLKFERKLNSTQPEMVDFELDSLQVKNNYTYSDVKNLKQTDFLPGFAPFLRGPYTTMYVRQPWTIRQYAGFSTAEESNAFYKRNLAAGQKGLSVAFDLATHRGYDSDHERVVGDVGKAGVAIDSVEDMKILFDEIPLDKISVSMTMNGAVLPILAFYIVAAEEQGVSQEQLSGTIQNDILKEFMVRNTYIYPPTPSMKIIADIFEYTSKYIPRFNSISISGYHMQEAGATPVLEMAYTLADGYEYVKTGLNAGLKVDDFAPRLSFFWAIGMNFTQEIAKMRAARMLWAKLMQEFEPKNQKSLMLRTHCQTSGWSLTEQEPYNNIGRTAIEALAAALGGTQSLHTNALDEAIALPTDFSARIARNTQIILQEETQICRTADPMGGSFMIEALTNEMANQAWEYIQEVRELGGMTKAIEAGIPKMRIEEAAAKKQAKIDSGEDAIIGVNAYQSKLEQQEFDILDIDNTAVRQKQIDRLDQIRATRDQAKVDEILAQITEAAKSGNGNLLELSIEAARRRVTLGEISDALEVIYGRHKAITRGIQGVYAMDAGKMESFEKARKLADEFAELEGRRPRIMVAKMGQDGHDRGAKVVATSYADMGFDVDIAPLFQTPAEVAKQAIENDVHILGVSSLAAGHKTLVPEVVKELKSLGRDDVYIVVGGVIPRQDYDFLLANGAHSIFGPGTNLAESAIEVLENLIKEYK, via the coding sequence ATGAATCACAAAACAGATTTTTCAAATTTAAAATTTGAAAGAAAATTAAATTCAACTCAACCAGAAATGGTAGATTTTGAATTAGATAGTTTACAAGTCAAGAATAATTATACTTATAGCGATGTAAAAAATCTAAAACAAACAGATTTTTTACCAGGTTTTGCACCCTTTTTAAGAGGGCCATATACAACAATGTATGTGCGTCAACCTTGGACAATTCGCCAATATGCAGGTTTTTCTACTGCAGAAGAATCAAATGCATTTTATAAAAGAAATTTAGCAGCTGGACAAAAAGGACTTTCTGTTGCCTTCGATTTAGCTACGCATCGCGGCTACGATTCTGACCACGAACGTGTAGTTGGCGATGTTGGAAAAGCTGGTGTTGCTATTGATTCTGTTGAAGATATGAAGATTTTATTTGATGAAATTCCATTAGATAAAATTTCAGTTTCGATGACAATGAATGGTGCAGTTTTACCAATTTTAGCATTCTACATTGTTGCTGCAGAAGAACAAGGCGTTTCGCAAGAACAATTATCTGGAACAATCCAGAATGATATATTAAAGGAGTTTATGGTGCGTAATACGTACATCTATCCTCCTACACCATCGATGAAGATTATCGCGGATATTTTTGAATATACTTCTAAATATATTCCTCGTTTCAACTCTATTTCTATTTCGGGTTACCACATGCAAGAAGCCGGTGCAACTCCTGTTTTAGAAATGGCCTATACATTAGCCGATGGTTATGAATATGTGAAAACAGGATTAAATGCAGGATTAAAAGTTGATGACTTTGCTCCACGTTTGTCTTTTTTCTGGGCTATTGGTATGAATTTTACGCAAGAAATTGCAAAAATGCGTGCAGCTCGTATGCTTTGGGCAAAATTAATGCAAGAATTTGAGCCTAAAAACCAAAAATCGTTGATGTTACGTACACATTGTCAAACATCTGGATGGAGTTTAACCGAACAAGAACCTTACAATAATATAGGTCGTACAGCAATCGAAGCGTTAGCTGCTGCGTTAGGTGGAACACAATCTTTACATACGAATGCATTGGACGAAGCGATTGCCTTACCAACAGATTTCTCGGCTCGTATTGCACGTAACACGCAGATTATTTTACAAGAAGAAACTCAAATTTGTCGTACTGCCGATCCAATGGGTGGAAGTTTCATGATTGAAGCTTTGACTAATGAAATGGCAAATCAAGCGTGGGAATACATCCAAGAAGTTCGTGAATTAGGTGGAATGACTAAAGCTATCGAAGCTGGCATTCCGAAAATGCGAATAGAAGAAGCTGCTGCTAAAAAACAAGCGAAAATTGATTCTGGCGAAGATGCTATTATTGGTGTCAATGCGTATCAATCTAAATTAGAGCAACAAGAATTTGATATTTTAGATATTGATAATACTGCAGTTCGTCAAAAACAAATTGATCGTTTAGATCAAATTCGTGCAACGCGTGACCAAGCTAAAGTTGATGAAATTTTAGCGCAGATTACGGAAGCTGCTAAATCTGGAAACGGAAATTTATTAGAATTATCAATCGAAGCTGCTCGTCGTCGTGTAACTTTAGGAGAAATTTCTGATGCTTTAGAGGTTATTTACGGAAGACATAAAGCTATTACAAGAGGAATACAAGGAGTTTACGCTATGGACGCAGGAAAAATGGAAAGCTTTGAAAAAGCTAGAAAATTAGCTGACGAATTTGCAGAATTAGAAGGTCGTCGACCAAGAATTATGGTTGCTAAAATGGGACAAGATGGGCATGACCGCGGCGCTAAAGTAGTTGCAACATCTTATGCTGATATGGGATTTGATGTGGACATTGCTCCATTATTCCAAACTCCAGCAGAAGTTGCAAAACAAGCCATAGAAAATGATGTTCATATTTTAGGAGTTTCCTCATTAGCCGCAGGACATAAAACTTTAGTACCTGAAGTGGTTAAAGAGTTAAAATCATTAGGTCGTGATGACGTTTATATTGTTGTTGGAGGCGTAATACCTAGACAAGATTATGATTTTCTTTTAGCTAACGGAGCTCATTCTATCTTCGGTCCTGGAACTAATTTAGCAGAATCTGCTATAGAAGTTTTAGAAAATTTAATTAAAGAATATAAATAA
- a CDS encoding acyl-CoA synthetase family protein — protein sequence MKLDFNNQTINEIIATIDENKATEWQLDILNFLKKYQELNSEIQINEMQGENIFTIAMKRENIQNTVKELNKYTNVKQGDTTLIANSITMKDGVIALAQAIEGKMEAYCVEPTNDIRIPYTGQDQNTIHWGLNYVYLTEAQVQQSSDVLHRIEKIAVETNGIKDETKELLISNNQDQMIYEVFSVKSFPIAVRKLNEENYSTIGNVNIVRSNDGQLIIDSPNFQERINTQKAVVINDDHSFRWLTSGEYLDDDNDTIINFDHIEEVLKPYIATRFVVMNFPEKESGQEVVTLIVERRYMEEFNYPTDGLKEHEIPKQTFFLGEFPENNDRAAIRKEVKRLLTIN from the coding sequence ATGAAATTAGACTTTAATAATCAAACAATTAATGAGATTATTGCCACTATCGATGAAAATAAAGCGACGGAATGGCAATTGGATATTTTAAATTTTTTAAAAAAATATCAAGAACTAAATAGTGAAATTCAAATTAACGAGATGCAAGGTGAAAATATTTTTACAATTGCAATGAAGCGTGAAAATATTCAGAATACTGTTAAAGAATTAAATAAATATACAAATGTAAAGCAAGGTGATACGACTTTGATTGCTAATTCTATTACCATGAAAGATGGTGTTATTGCGTTAGCACAAGCAATTGAAGGTAAAATGGAAGCGTATTGCGTAGAGCCAACTAATGATATTAGGATTCCGTACACAGGGCAGGATCAAAATACGATTCATTGGGGATTGAATTATGTTTATTTAACAGAGGCACAAGTGCAACAATCTAGTGATGTATTACACCGAATTGAAAAAATTGCAGTCGAAACCAATGGAATAAAAGATGAAACAAAAGAATTGTTAATTAGTAACAATCAAGATCAAATGATTTATGAAGTTTTTAGTGTGAAATCTTTTCCAATTGCAGTGAGAAAATTGAATGAAGAAAACTATTCGACGATTGGAAATGTAAACATTGTTAGATCTAACGACGGACAATTAATTATAGATTCGCCAAATTTTCAAGAACGTATCAATACCCAAAAAGCAGTTGTAATTAATGATGATCATAGCTTTAGATGGCTAACTTCGGGAGAATATTTAGATGATGATAACGATACAATTATAAACTTTGATCATATCGAAGAAGTTTTGAAACCATATATTGCAACGCGTTTTGTGGTAATGAATTTCCCAGAAAAAGAATCGGGTCAAGAAGTGGTAACGTTGATTGTTGAAAGACGTTATATGGAAGAATTTAATTACCCAACTGACGGATTAAAAGAACATGAAATTCCTAAACAAACATTCTTTTTAGGAGAATTTCCAGAAAATAATGACCGAGCAGCCATTCGTAAAGAAGTGAAAAGATTATTAACCATAAATTAA
- the era gene encoding GTPase Era: protein MSDEKKFKSGFVNIIGNPNVGKSTLMNLMMKERLVIATHKAQTTRHRIKGILTGDDYQIVFSDTPGVLDPAYELQTKMMDAVNESLVDADVILYVVEIGEKRLKNEEVFARLQKTSTPIILLLNKIDTATPDRLNEAVEYWHELLPAAQILPISAKENVNVDMLVTKIKDMLPEGPQYYPEEQLTDRSERFIVNEVIREKILLNYSKEIPYSVEVVTERFKEEINLISIEAEIFVERDSQKGIIIGHKGESLSKVGKEAREELEKFFDKKVFLKLFVKVKKDWRKKENDLRRFGY, encoded by the coding sequence ATGTCAGACGAAAAGAAATTTAAATCCGGTTTTGTTAACATCATTGGTAATCCTAACGTAGGAAAATCAACGTTAATGAATTTAATGATGAAAGAACGTTTAGTAATTGCTACACATAAAGCACAAACTACACGTCATCGTATCAAAGGAATTTTAACTGGGGATGATTATCAGATTGTTTTTTCTGATACACCTGGTGTTTTAGATCCTGCGTACGAATTACAAACTAAGATGATGGATGCCGTTAACGAATCATTAGTAGATGCTGATGTGATTCTTTACGTTGTTGAAATCGGAGAAAAACGTTTAAAAAACGAAGAAGTATTTGCTCGTCTTCAAAAAACTTCTACACCAATAATTTTATTATTAAATAAAATTGATACAGCTACACCTGACCGTCTGAACGAAGCTGTTGAATATTGGCACGAATTATTACCTGCTGCACAGATTTTGCCTATTTCTGCAAAAGAAAATGTAAATGTAGACATGTTAGTCACTAAAATTAAAGACATGTTGCCAGAAGGTCCACAATATTATCCAGAAGAACAATTAACAGATCGTTCGGAGCGTTTTATCGTAAACGAGGTAATTCGTGAGAAAATATTATTAAACTATTCAAAAGAAATTCCATACTCGGTTGAAGTTGTAACAGAACGTTTCAAAGAAGAAATTAATTTAATTTCAATCGAAGCTGAAATTTTTGTTGAACGTGATTCTCAAAAAGGAATTATCATCGGACATAAAGGTGAATCTTTATCTAAAGTAGGAAAGGAAGCGAGAGAAGAGTTAGAAAAATTCTTCGATAAAAAAGTTTTCTTAAAGCTTTTTGTTAAAGTTAAGAAAGACTGGCGTAAGAAAGAAAATGATTTACGTCGTTTTGGTTATTAA
- a CDS encoding universal stress protein produces MATILFPTDFSKTANNAFLYALNLAKAIDADIRLITLKTHLKEYLNMHEDEFETKVNQLKAIAKENQLEDINIKSSLEIGDLLLTVLDVVNKENIDYIVMGTNGENSFGQKFFGSQTLAVINNSPVPVLAVPHNVVFEENRKFAFASMFDPKEESAINQMISFAKKHQSTLDIVHVENKNMSVDMIMNKRELEVNHPDVKVEVIKNDDVESALLDYCKMYHIDVLGIMNRELNPFQRLFTESYSKHLLTSADFAILVLKEK; encoded by the coding sequence ATGGCAACAATATTATTTCCAACAGATTTTTCTAAAACAGCTAATAATGCATTTTTATATGCGTTGAATCTTGCGAAAGCAATCGATGCAGATATTCGTTTAATTACATTAAAAACTCATCTAAAAGAGTATTTAAATATGCATGAAGATGAATTTGAAACGAAAGTAAACCAATTAAAAGCAATCGCTAAGGAAAATCAATTAGAAGATATTAATATAAAAAGCTCTTTAGAAATTGGAGATTTATTATTAACAGTTCTTGATGTTGTAAATAAAGAAAATATAGATTACATCGTAATGGGAACGAATGGTGAAAATAGCTTTGGACAGAAATTTTTCGGTTCTCAAACTCTTGCAGTAATCAACAATTCGCCGGTTCCTGTGCTTGCAGTTCCTCATAATGTAGTTTTTGAGGAAAATAGAAAATTCGCTTTCGCATCTATGTTTGATCCAAAAGAAGAATCAGCGATTAACCAAATGATAAGTTTTGCTAAAAAACATCAATCAACTTTAGATATTGTTCATGTCGAGAATAAAAATATGAGTGTTGATATGATTATGAACAAACGCGAGTTAGAAGTTAATCATCCAGATGTGAAGGTAGAAGTTATTAAAAACGATGATGTAGAATCTGCATTATTAGATTACTGTAAAATGTATCACATAGATGTTTTAGGAATAATGAATCGTGAATTAAATCCATTTCAACGTTTGTTTACAGAAAGCTACAGTAAACATTTATTAACAAGTGCTGATTTTGCAATCTTAGTTTTAAAAGAAAAATAA
- a CDS encoding DUF445 domain-containing protein, whose translation MTEVEKKQSLVKHKSIATGLFVLMALLYAAMVYLSKQSEAEWIGYVEAFSEAAMVGALADWFAVTALFRYPLGLKIPHTNLIERSKNSIGDNLGSFVTNNFLTSTNIRPYIEKLDVVKFVADWLNKKTNQEVLQEEIIGFVKKVVKDLDDKEVVDFLSLKGDEILKQFDLKELASTAVTYLVEKDKHSEILDVILPKAKAYIEESDVLIEDKINEKHPVISFFAGKKISKGVVNGVISFIEEIEQDQEHPIRKNIQNSLLNIANKAKSDPYWEQKINAMRDEFVTPERIVEYATDLWQSIKENLTESFDQEDSTLQKYIHKNIEKLSNNLNDNEDLVHKINGWIRHFLYRMILRNVTEVEDLISTTVGDWEGKELSDKLELEVGKDLQFIRINGTIVGGIVGLIIYAITQLFLNW comes from the coding sequence ATGACAGAAGTAGAAAAAAAACAAAGTCTAGTAAAACATAAATCTATCGCAACAGGTTTGTTTGTACTTATGGCTTTATTATACGCAGCAATGGTATATTTAAGCAAGCAATCTGAAGCAGAATGGATTGGTTACGTAGAAGCATTTTCTGAAGCTGCAATGGTTGGTGCACTAGCCGACTGGTTTGCTGTAACTGCATTGTTCAGGTATCCATTAGGATTAAAAATTCCGCATACAAATTTGATTGAACGTAGTAAAAATTCAATCGGTGATAATCTAGGAAGTTTTGTAACAAATAATTTCTTAACCTCAACCAATATTCGTCCTTATATAGAAAAGTTAGACGTTGTAAAATTTGTTGCTGATTGGTTAAATAAAAAAACGAATCAAGAAGTTTTACAAGAAGAGATAATAGGTTTTGTAAAGAAAGTTGTCAAAGATTTAGATGATAAAGAAGTGGTGGATTTTTTGTCTTTAAAAGGTGATGAAATTCTAAAACAATTTGATCTTAAAGAATTAGCTTCAACCGCAGTTACTTATCTGGTTGAAAAAGATAAACACAGCGAAATTTTAGATGTTATTTTGCCTAAAGCTAAAGCTTACATAGAAGAAAGTGATGTTTTAATAGAAGACAAAATCAATGAAAAACATCCTGTTATTTCATTTTTTGCAGGTAAAAAAATATCGAAAGGTGTTGTAAATGGTGTGATTAGTTTTATTGAAGAAATAGAGCAGGATCAGGAACATCCAATTCGAAAAAATATACAAAATTCATTATTAAACATTGCTAATAAAGCGAAATCAGATCCGTATTGGGAACAAAAAATAAACGCAATGCGTGATGAATTTGTAACGCCAGAACGTATTGTAGAATATGCTACGGATTTATGGCAATCAATCAAAGAGAATTTAACTGAAAGCTTTGATCAAGAGGATTCTACTTTGCAGAAATACATCCATAAAAACATCGAAAAATTGTCTAATAATTTAAATGATAATGAAGATTTAGTCCATAAAATTAATGGTTGGATACGTCATTTTCTTTACCGTATGATTTTAAGAAATGTTACTGAAGTTGAAGATTTAATCAGTACAACAGTAGGGGATTGGGAAGGTAAAGAATTAAGTGATAAGTTGGAATTAGAAGTTGGTAAAGACTTACAGTTTATTCGTATCAATGGTACAATTGTCGGTGGTATCGTCGGTTTGATAATATATGCAATTACCCAATTATTTTTGAATTGGTAA
- the eco gene encoding serine protease inhibitor ecotin, translated as MKKLLLLNILTFSSITSFAQMKEDIKMFPKPDKDQVQKVIRVEPRDNENDFMIEIMIGKKTMTDSCNNHFLMGKLEENNLEGWGYSYYNFTTDGNIAGTLMGCSDNKSVEKIVYSPSEKVRYNSRLPIVIYTPKGYEVNYRIWSASDKTYNAE; from the coding sequence ATGAAAAAGTTACTGTTATTAAATATTTTAACTTTCAGTTCAATAACAAGTTTTGCACAAATGAAAGAAGATATAAAAATGTTTCCAAAACCAGATAAAGATCAAGTACAGAAAGTCATTCGAGTTGAACCTCGCGACAACGAAAATGATTTTATGATTGAGATTATGATCGGTAAAAAAACGATGACAGATTCTTGTAATAATCATTTCTTGATGGGAAAACTTGAAGAAAATAATCTGGAAGGTTGGGGATATTCATATTATAATTTTACAACTGACGGAAATATAGCTGGAACTTTAATGGGATGTTCTGATAATAAGTCAGTAGAAAAAATAGTTTATTCACCATCAGAAAAAGTAAGATACAATAGTCGTTTACCAATTGTAATTTACACGCCTAAAGGGTATGAAGTAAATTACAGAATTTGGTCAGCTTCTGATAAAACATATAATGCTGAATAA
- a CDS encoding TIGR02117 family protein, with translation MKKIFKYFLKSIGLLFGLLFVYILAVIILPLIPVNKTTSSSNDWVEIYILTNGMHTDIVLPVETDVINWSDLIPFSDTKAKQPMKYIAFGWGDKGFYLDTPEWKDLKFSTAFKAAFWLGDSAMHTTFYNTITENEDCKRMTISRDEYIKIVEYIKNSFELDTTGNVQLIPTEMVYGNNDSFYEAKGTYNIFFTCNTWASDALKEAKQTAPLWTASQQGIFHHYN, from the coding sequence ATGAAAAAAATATTCAAATACTTTCTAAAATCAATCGGACTTTTGTTTGGATTATTATTCGTCTACATCTTAGCTGTTATCATCCTACCATTAATCCCTGTAAACAAAACAACCTCATCATCAAATGATTGGGTAGAAATCTACATTTTAACCAATGGAATGCATACCGATATTGTACTTCCTGTTGAAACTGATGTGATAAATTGGTCTGATTTAATTCCTTTTAGTGATACAAAAGCAAAACAACCCATGAAATATATTGCTTTTGGTTGGGGAGATAAAGGTTTTTATTTGGATACACCTGAATGGAAAGATCTAAAATTTTCTACTGCTTTTAAAGCTGCATTTTGGTTAGGAGATTCTGCTATGCACACCACGTTTTATAATACAATTACTGAAAATGAAGATTGTAAAAGAATGACAATTAGTAGAGATGAATATATTAAAATAGTAGAATATATAAAGAATTCTTTTGAATTGGATACAACAGGAAATGTACAACTTATACCAACTGAAATGGTTTACGGAAATAATGATTCTTTTTACGAAGCGAAAGGTACATACAACATCTTTTTTACTTGTAATACTTGGGCAAGTGATGCATTAAAAGAAGCAAAACAGACGGCTCCGCTATGGACTGCATCGCAACAAGGGATTTTTCATCATTATAATTAA
- the clpB gene encoding ATP-dependent chaperone ClpB: MDFNQFTIKGREAIQAAQQIAAGNQNQAIEPSHILSGMFDVDENVISLILEQQGANLTHIKNELDIEINKYPKVQGQQGNHLSNSANAVLQSAQQYAKEMQDDFITLEHILLGIIKNVSPTSQILKDQGVTFDNTKKLITELRKGERVTSENAEGTYNSLNKYAKNLTELAKEGKLDPVIGRDEEIRRVLQILSRRTKNNPILIGEPGVGKTAIAEGLAHRIIDGDVPENLLNKQIFSLDMGALVAGAKYKGEFEERLKAVVKEVTSSNGEIILFIDEIHTLVGAGGGGEGAMDAANILKPALARGELRSIGATTLNEYQKYFEKDKALERRFQKVMVEEPDEESAISILRGIKDKYEQHHKIGIKDEAIIAAVKLSTRYISDRFLPDKAIDLMDEAASKLRMEMNSKPEELDKLDRKIVQLEIEIEAIKREDDEKKLNLLREELSNLQDERNQFSAKWQDEKNKADEVQDLRKTIENIKFEIEKAKREYDYAKASKLEFEDLVNAKKALTEAEQKLEENKHNKLVKEFVDADDIAEVVSRWTGVPAQKMMQSEREKLLHLEDELHKRVLGQEEAIVAVADSIRRSRAGLSDEGKPIGSFLFLGSTGVGKTELAKALAEFLFDDENAMTRIDMSEYQERHAVSRLVGAPPGYVGYDEGGQLTEAVRRRPYSVILLDEIEKAHPDVFNILLQVLDDGRLTDNKGRVVNFKNTIIIMTSNFGSHTILEKFADIDEDNVAQIYDDTKTEVFDELKQNFRPEFLNRIDEIILFRPLSQNQISGIVGIYLNAVAKKLAQRDITLDITPEASAYLAHKGYDPQFGARPLKRVIQQDVLNELSKEILKGNINDNDAVLIDYLDEKPGNKLVFRTNA, translated from the coding sequence ATGGATTTTAATCAGTTTACAATAAAAGGGCGCGAAGCAATTCAAGCTGCACAACAAATTGCGGCTGGAAATCAAAATCAAGCCATAGAACCAAGCCATATTTTAAGTGGAATGTTTGATGTTGATGAAAATGTAATTTCATTAATATTAGAACAACAAGGCGCAAACCTTACGCATATCAAAAACGAATTGGATATAGAAATTAATAAGTATCCAAAAGTACAAGGACAACAAGGTAATCATCTATCCAATAGTGCAAATGCTGTTTTACAATCTGCTCAGCAATACGCTAAGGAAATGCAAGATGATTTTATTACGTTGGAACATATTTTATTAGGAATAATTAAGAATGTATCACCTACAAGCCAAATTCTGAAAGATCAAGGTGTAACATTCGATAACACCAAAAAATTAATTACAGAATTGAGAAAAGGAGAAAGAGTAACATCAGAAAATGCAGAAGGAACTTACAATTCCTTAAACAAATACGCGAAGAACTTAACTGAATTAGCCAAAGAAGGAAAATTAGATCCTGTAATTGGTCGTGACGAAGAGATTCGTCGTGTTTTACAAATCTTATCACGAAGAACTAAAAACAACCCAATTTTAATTGGTGAACCTGGAGTTGGTAAAACTGCAATTGCTGAAGGATTAGCGCATCGTATCATTGATGGTGATGTGCCTGAAAATCTTTTAAACAAACAAATCTTCTCATTAGATATGGGAGCTTTAGTTGCTGGTGCAAAATATAAAGGAGAGTTTGAAGAAAGATTAAAAGCTGTTGTAAAAGAAGTAACTTCTTCTAACGGGGAAATAATTTTATTCATCGACGAAATCCACACTTTAGTTGGTGCCGGAGGTGGTGGTGAAGGCGCTATGGATGCCGCAAATATTCTAAAACCAGCTTTAGCGCGTGGAGAATTACGTTCGATTGGTGCAACAACTTTAAATGAATATCAAAAATATTTTGAAAAAGATAAAGCATTAGAACGTCGTTTCCAGAAAGTAATGGTGGAAGAACCAGATGAAGAATCTGCAATTTCGATTCTACGTGGTATCAAAGATAAATACGAACAGCACCACAAAATCGGAATTAAAGATGAGGCAATTATTGCTGCTGTAAAATTATCAACACGTTATATTTCTGATCGTTTTTTACCAGATAAAGCCATCGATTTAATGGATGAAGCTGCATCGAAGTTAAGAATGGAAATGAATTCTAAACCTGAAGAATTAGATAAATTAGACCGTAAAATCGTTCAGTTAGAAATTGAAATTGAAGCGATTAAACGTGAAGATGACGAGAAAAAATTAAACTTATTACGCGAAGAATTATCAAATCTTCAAGATGAAAGAAATCAATTCAGCGCGAAATGGCAAGACGAGAAAAACAAAGCTGATGAAGTTCAAGATTTACGTAAGACAATTGAAAACATCAAATTTGAAATCGAAAAAGCAAAGCGTGAATATGATTATGCAAAAGCATCTAAATTAGAATTTGAAGATTTAGTAAATGCTAAAAAAGCATTAACAGAAGCTGAACAAAAATTAGAAGAAAATAAGCACAATAAATTGGTAAAAGAATTTGTTGATGCAGATGATATCGCAGAAGTTGTATCGAGATGGACAGGAGTTCCGGCTCAGAAAATGATGCAATCTGAACGTGAAAAATTATTACACTTAGAAGACGAATTACACAAACGTGTACTTGGGCAAGAAGAAGCGATTGTTGCAGTAGCAGATTCAATTCGCCGTTCTCGCGCAGGATTAAGTGATGAAGGAAAACCAATTGGTTCGTTCTTATTCTTAGGATCAACTGGGGTTGGTAAAACTGAATTAGCGAAAGCTTTAGCAGAATTCCTTTTCGATGATGAAAATGCAATGACGCGTATCGATATGTCCGAATATCAAGAACGCCATGCAGTTTCTCGTTTAGTTGGAGCACCTCCGGGATACGTTGGGTACGACGAAGGTGGACAGTTAACGGAAGCGGTTCGTCGTCGTCCATATTCGGTAATTTTGTTAGATGAGATAGAAAAAGCGCATCCAGATGTATTTAATATTTTATTACAAGTATTAGATGATGGACGTTTAACTGACAACAAAGGACGTGTCGTAAACTTTAAGAATACGATCATTATTATGACATCGAACTTTGGTTCGCATACGATCTTAGAAAAGTTTGCAGATATTGATGAGGATAATGTGGCTCAGATTTATGATGATACAAAAACAGAAGTTTTTGACGAGTTAAAACAAAACTTCCGACCAGAATTCTTGAATCGTATTGATGAGATAATTCTATTCCGTCCATTAAGTCAAAATCAAATCAGCGGAATAGTTGGAATTTACTTAAATGCTGTCGCTAAAAAATTAGCACAACGTGATATTACTTTAGATATTACACCAGAAGCATCTGCTTATTTAGCTCATAAAGGATATGATCCACAATTTGGTGCAAGACCATTAAAACGAGTGATACAACAAGATGTATTGAACGAATTATCTAAAGAAATTCTGAAAGGAAATATCAATGATAATGATGCTGTATTAATCGATTACTTAGATGAAAAACCAGGAAACAAATTAGTTTTCAGAACGAATGCTTAA
- the cysK gene encoding cysteine synthase A, translated as MILNNILEAIGNTPIIRLSRLFPNHEVYIKLEKQNPGGSIKDRIALAMIEDAEKAGILKPGGTVIEPTSGNTGIGLSFVAAVKDYKMIITMPESMSIERRKIMEAYGAEFVLTPKELGMKGAIAKAQELAETIEGAWVPQQFENNSNPTIHYNTTAKEILADFPQGVDYLITGVGTGGHLSGIGKALKEVNSATKVIAVEPLDSPVISGGNPGPHAIQGIGAGFIPTNLDINVLDESIQISKEEAFDFARKAAKEEGLFVGISTGASLAAVAKSLDKISSDAKVLTINYDTGERYLSVEGLF; from the coding sequence ATGATTTTAAATAATATCCTAGAAGCTATCGGAAATACACCGATAATTAGATTAAGCAGACTTTTCCCAAATCACGAAGTTTACATCAAATTAGAAAAACAAAATCCTGGTGGATCTATCAAAGATCGCATTGCTTTAGCCATGATCGAAGATGCTGAAAAAGCAGGGATTTTAAAACCCGGAGGAACCGTTATCGAACCAACTTCTGGAAATACCGGAATCGGATTATCATTTGTAGCAGCTGTAAAAGATTACAAAATGATTATTACTATGCCAGAATCAATGTCGATTGAAAGACGTAAAATCATGGAAGCATATGGTGCTGAATTTGTTTTAACTCCGAAAGAATTAGGGATGAAAGGTGCAATTGCGAAAGCACAAGAATTAGCGGAAACGATTGAAGGTGCTTGGGTTCCTCAACAATTCGAAAATAATTCGAATCCAACTATTCATTACAATACTACTGCAAAAGAAATTCTAGCTGATTTTCCACAAGGTGTTGATTATTTAATAACAGGTGTTGGAACTGGTGGTCATTTATCTGGAATTGGAAAAGCTTTAAAAGAAGTTAATTCTGCCACTAAAGTTATTGCTGTAGAACCTTTAGATTCTCCTGTAATTTCTGGTGGAAATCCTGGTCCTCACGCAATTCAAGGAATTGGTGCTGGATTTATTCCAACTAATTTAGATATAAATGTATTGGATGAATCGATTCAGATTTCAAAAGAAGAGGCTTTTGATTTTGCACGCAAAGCAGCGAAAGAAGAAGGTTTATTTGTCGGAATTTCAACCGGAGCGTCATTAGCTGCAGTTGCTAAATCGCTAGATAAAATTTCTTCTGATGCAAAAGTTTTAACTATAAATTACGATACTGGTGAACGTTATTTGTCAGTTGAAGGTTTGTTCTAA